A stretch of Polypterus senegalus isolate Bchr_013 chromosome 3, ASM1683550v1, whole genome shotgun sequence DNA encodes these proteins:
- the myog gene encoding myogenin, with translation MELFETNPYFFAEQRFYDGTENFFQSRLQNGFDQNGYQDRSLMGLCSESRLLTSNGLDDQVSPSSSLSPQEHCPGQCLPWACKICKRKSVTIDRRKAATLREKRRLKKVNEAFEALKRSTLMNPNQRLPKVEILRSAIQYIERLQTLLSTLNQQDRDQQDVHYRTTGTQRVSTSSDHGSNSTCSSSPEWSSSTDHCSPTFSSSTSTTELLTEDSPEQTNLRSLSSIVDSIAIDGAAIS, from the exons ATGGAGCTATTTGAAACCAACCCTTACTTCTTTGCTGAGCAGAGATTTTACGATGGAACGGAAAACTTTTTCCAGTCCCGACTGCAAAATGGCTTTGACCAAAACGGCTATCAGGACAGGTCGTTGATGGGACTGTGTTCGGAGAGCAGGCTCCTGACAAGCAACGGTCTGGATGACCAAGTCTCACCTTCGTCCAGTCTCTCGCCACAGGAGCACTGTCCTGGCCAGTGCCTGCCATGGGCCTGCAAGATCTGCAAACGTAAATCGGTGACCATCGACCGGAGAAAAGCAGCCACCTTGAGGGAGAAAAGAAGGCTGAAGAAGGTCAATGAAGCTTTCGAAGCCCTCAAGAGAAGCACCCTGATGAACCCCAACCAGAGGCTGCCCAAGGTGGAGATCCTGCGCAGTGCCATCCAGTACATTGAAAGGCTGCAAACGCTACTGAGTACTCTGAACCAGCAGGATCGGGATCAACAGGATGTCCACTACAGGACCACAGGCACTCAGAGG GTGTCCACTTCAAGTGACCACGGGTCCAACAGCACATGCAGCAGTAGTCCAGAGTGGAGCAGCTCAACTGACCACTGCAGCCCCACGTTCAGCAGCAGCACCAGCACCACTG AGCTTCTGACTGAAGACTCACCAGAGCAGACAAACCTGCGCTCCCTCTCATCAATAGTGGACAGCATTGCAATCGATGGGGCTGCCATCTCTTAA